ctctctctctctctaaccctcgcTCTCTAACCCTctttctctaaccctctctctctctaaccctctctctctctaaccctctctctatctaaccctctctctctctctaaccctctctctctctaaccctctctctctaaccctctctcgctaactctctctaccacacctgctgtctcgacccctgaatgttcggctatgaaaacccaactgacatttactcccgaggtgctgacctgttgcaccctctgttGCACCCACATTATAATTTGCTGGTGCATAACATTATCTCATATCACATGCATGGCAAGACATGATTGATGTAATTAGATGCTCTGGAGAGATCCCACCCTCCTTCCCCAACACATGTAGAATGCTTAGAAACCACCAGAAACCTGTGAAATAGATCAACAGATGATGTTTTAtctcctctcaaggtctgttgGTTTACTGTCATATCCCATGTGATATGTCAAAACAAGTTGATGCATGTGTTATCATGTTGCATtgggtttgtatttgtatttattgtggatcccctttagctacagcagctactcttcatggggtccagtaaaatgaaggcagttatgtTGTGCAGTCCGGCAGGTTGCTACAGTATCCTAGTATCATGTATGTTATAGGGATCAGATCTGGCTGACTTTTTCACCTGAACTGCTCATTGGCTGTCCATAATGAGCCCAGTGAGCAGGATGTTTAGCTGGGCTCTGCAATAATTAGCTCCCAGAGCAATTACAAATACCTTCTGTTGTTTTAAAAGCGTCATTACAACTAGCAACATGACAGACAGTCACCTCTAAGCAGGACTCAGTAGAAACGctatgtgttggatttgtccatGTCTCGCTAAATTAACCTAGCTACCAGAACAGCTGTGGAGAATTTATACTACAGTTTTAAGGGATCTCTCTGAAGGTTTTAGATGATACAATGGTGCTTCGTCCTCTGGATGAAGAATCATACATCTCGGCTTGGCTTCATTGCATTATTATTTAGGGAACGTTGACATGCCATTTGTGTTGACGGATggatgaaaataatgtaattatagtaTCGTTATACGTAGGTTAGCAGACAAATCCGCATGAGATACCCATAGATCTGAGCCCTgctccatttcagcaccatgccGTGGTCTCAGGTGCTGCCCAGACTCGaaacatttcagcaccatggcacAGTCCCCTGATGCCAAGAAACGTGTCAGCACTATGCAGCGGACAGCTCCATAGTGCTGAAATAGTTCAAGCCCCCCTAGAACGTCATTGATTTTAAATTATTCTAGGTGCAAGTGGTTATCATTTATTGCATGCCCTAGTTTTGCAGCTTTGCAACCTCAGAATTATAGCTAATGGATGGCAGCGAGTTACGTTTTTGTGCATGGCGATGAATGAGGATGCTTGATAAACCATAAATTAAACGCAAAAACGTGCACTTACAAATATTTTCGTTTGGCAGAACTTTGACAAGCTATGATCTGTTTTCTAATGACATTGACAGTTCATATAGACATTAGATTTAGGCCTAATTGTGACATCATGTGTGTATGACATCTTTGAAGAATGCTCTGGCTTCAGCCAATCGGaatcgagtattcaacaatgcttaGGCATAATTCAAGGACATTCATATTCACTTCAGTTGTCTGCCGATGGTTCACTGACATATTTTTAAAGGAGGTATTAGTATTTCCTCTAAACAGCCTACAACAATAAGCTACACATCATGTCAGATGACAGCAAGGTATGGTTCATTTAGCCTATTTTGAGTTTAGAGGAGAAATTACTACTAACAATATTACTAACAATATGTCTCACTGGTTTGATCCATGGACTGAAATCTGACCACTATTGCCGTTTTGTTTAAAATATTAGCGAATAAGTTGTTTCACAAAGTCACAACCTAGGACTGATATTGACCTCTCATTTATCCACCAGAGCGTGAAATGGGAGGATCCCCCGGATGACCAAAATAAGGTTGTGGAGAATATGAAGGATGAAACAGAGACACATGAGACCAACaagaacaggacaggaggcaAGGTAAGAAATATGCTGTCCTCTACACATGTTCTGCctacttaggcacagatctaggattagtTTACTGTCACTAAATCCTAGCCTTAAAGCATTAGGAGGAGACGCTACACTGACCTTGGATCTGCTATGAGACCTATAATCTGTTGTCATGTAGGCTAAACGTAAGTCCAGTGGCCGCGCCAAGAAGACTTCCGTGGAGGAAGACAGCAGCATTGGTGCAGGTCTGAGATTACTTCATGTTGGGTGCACGTTGTGTTCAAATTCATCAGCACTGATCTGAGAAGATAGTATCTatataggtgaaagcaatatagtGGAGGCACGCAGAGAGATGTGCTTTTACCTGTCCAGTGCAATCAAATCACTAAAGGTGAAGGAAATTAGGGATCAAGTTCAGATTCAACTTTAGATTTCTCTTTGCGGTTTCCCAGAGTCTTCTCAGACACCCGGGTGTGGTTTCCGGGAAAGGGGATCTATCATTgagcagctggagaaggaggctcagaggactctaatgccttctctcaagattgggacatgctgtgccccaatcctcctctccttcctgaggagtCTAACTGATGAGCAAGTCCCATGTCTTTTTCCAACCTCACATACAACAACTCTGAATTTATAGTCATAGTGCACCTTCTAACCACAAATGGGATTTTAGACACTACACCTAACATCACTGTAACCACACCCCTAACTCTTCCTGTAAATCAAGAACAAAATGTCTCATGTACTTGCTAATAGCTTAATTAAATACACTTTTATTTTCCCTGACATGGCTATCTAGTGACTCCACTAACTCAACATCAGTGTGCAGGTAAAATatgtttcctttcttttcttttctctagCCAATGGAGGGTGATTCAGCATGGCATGAAAAATAACGTAAGTCTCTCcacataaggttctggtcaaaagttgtgccctatatagggaatggtgtcatggaattgcttgattgacaaaaacattactctgtttgttggccatagctcacattcgagcagctctccatgctgtgtctgaagattgttaaagtcgtgacccagacagccctccgcattctcctaccagcgctagctcgtatcatgggggtgaacctgaggagtggggcaacctccccagaatcccagtgctctctgacagggtctgaggattccttaggcagtctggatgagagagagaaaaggctgctgatcagtgagatgaactactggtctaaggagaggaggaggaatggcagtGCAGGGTTCCGCCAAAAATCCACTCGCAGAACCTCATCACCATGCTGTTCGCCTAAGAGGTATGTTCACAGCAATATTTCAACTTAATAATTGCAAGACCTGACCCATACTTATcataaattattaacttggaaTTCACACCTTGTAGTTTTAAGTTCTGGTCAGAAATGTTGCCACTGAGGGGGTGGGTCCAGGTGAAAGTCATTTTTAACTGGGTAAGCCATAAAGTCATCTATGAATAAATAGATCAGCCTTTCAGAATTAATCATATTCTGATGTCGTACAAACATAAAAATCAGGCAAAAAATCGTGTCAGTTGGCTTTAGGCTTCTAGAACTACGGTGCTATGAGAAGTAAACCATCATTGCTCTAATTTGGTTATCAGGCTCACTAATGACCCAGATTAGATAGCAGTTGGTCACATTTGCATGGCATAAGTGGTGATTGTGTGTTTATCTTCAAGGTCCCAGACCTCATTGCAGAGCTTGCCTGTAACTAGAGAGGCTCCCCTCATGGAGGAGCCTCTGAAGGCTCTTTTTGGGGTAACGGAAGAGAGCCTCCTGATATCCCTGGTTGAGGGTCACTCCAACCccatctcctccagctcttctgaGTTGAGCTGTGCTATCGTGGGAGAGGTAGTACACCAGCTTAACTCTGGCCTCTCAGTGGCCATTCAGGCCAGCTCGGGGAGTTGCCCCCCTATGGACAGTCAGGACATAGCAGCAGGCAAGGAGGTCATTCGGGTAGCCTCGGTGCAGATCCTGGCTGAGCTACAGAGCCAAGCGTCTGAGCCAGAGTGGGTAGGGTTTATCGAGCCCCTCATGGACCCTGTGACCGATGATGTGCTGGATGCCATTGTCGGCACAATGGACAAAATGGCACAGGACTTCAACATCCTATTGGATCTGGCCAAGAAGGTGACAATCTTGGGGTCTAAATTTCTGACCAATCTTCAATGTGACCTTGATGTTGAGTGTCCATCTGGGAAAGAAGGGACCACTCACTTTCTCAAAGAGACTGGATCCTCTACCAGTGTGGTGGCCAGAAAGCTTCAGACCCTCTCTAGCCCCGACTTTCAGTCTAAAGCCCTGAAGGCGGTGAGCACCATCCTTACAAGGAAAGTCAGCAGCTCTTCTGGCATGGCTCCTTCCTCTAGGCCTTCTAGTGCTGCACCTAGCCTTACTGAAGCTCCCCTGAATACCAGCTGCACAGCCCTGACACCTGTAACCTCCACTGCCACAGTGATTGTTAAGGCATTTGTGGGAGGCATGGAGACGATAGCATCATTTGAAGGCACATGTGAAGCAGTTGATTGGCCAGTTCCTGTAAAGGACCACAAAACAGGATCTTCACAGATGATAACCTTCTCTCTAGCCCGCACACTCTACGGCCGTATACGAGCAAAGCTGAGGGACCTTTTAACTCTATCCGCTCGAGAAGAAGGTGTGGCTAAGGATGCTTCTCTTCAGGAGTCTTCAGACACCCTGGAAA
The genomic region above belongs to Oncorhynchus mykiss isolate Arlee chromosome 6, USDA_OmykA_1.1, whole genome shotgun sequence and contains:
- the LOC110525522 gene encoding uncharacterized protein LOC110525522; translation: MADDSQSVKWEDPPDDQNKVVENMKDETETHETNKNRTGGKAKRKSSGRAKKTSVEEDSSIGAESSQTPGCGFRERGSIIEQLEKEAQRTLMPSLKIGTCCAPILLSFLRSLTDEQVPCLFPTSHTTTLNL